In the Pseudanabaena sp. PCC 7367 genome, one interval contains:
- the bchI gene encoding magnesium chelatase ATPase subunit I, with translation MTVTQAKPLTQKRPVFPFSAIVGQEEMKLALILNVIDPKIGGVMIMGDRGTGKSTTIRALANLLPEIQIVADDPFSSDPVDADLQSDEVRQRLAQGEQLPIAAKQVLMVDLPLGATEDRVCGTIDIEKALTEGVKAFEPGLLAKANRGILYIDEVNLLDDHLVDVLLDSAASGWNTVEREGISIRHPARFVLVGSGNPEEGELRPQLLDRFGMHAEIRTVKEPELRVKIVEQRTEFDREPHEFIDHYQTEQVDLQKKIVTAQENLNAVGIPHELRLHISQVCAQLDVDGLRGDIVTNRAAKALAAFEGKSEVDVDEIKRVITLCLRHRLRKDPLESIDSGYKVQKVFAEVFGLAEAE, from the coding sequence TTGACCGTAACCCAAGCCAAGCCCCTAACCCAAAAACGTCCTGTCTTCCCCTTCAGCGCCATTGTTGGGCAGGAAGAAATGAAGCTAGCCTTGATCCTCAACGTGATCGATCCCAAGATCGGCGGCGTAATGATCATGGGCGATCGCGGCACGGGCAAATCCACCACGATCCGCGCCCTCGCCAACCTGCTCCCAGAAATCCAAATTGTCGCCGACGATCCCTTCAGCAGCGATCCAGTCGATGCCGACCTGCAAAGCGACGAAGTACGGCAACGGCTCGCCCAGGGAGAGCAACTACCGATCGCCGCCAAGCAAGTATTGATGGTCGATCTGCCTTTGGGAGCCACCGAAGATCGCGTCTGCGGCACGATCGACATTGAAAAAGCCCTCACCGAAGGGGTCAAAGCCTTCGAGCCCGGGCTGCTCGCCAAAGCAAATCGCGGCATTTTATACATCGACGAAGTAAACCTGCTCGACGATCACCTGGTTGATGTGCTGCTGGATTCCGCCGCCTCCGGTTGGAACACCGTTGAGCGTGAAGGCATCTCGATCCGCCACCCGGCCAGGTTTGTGCTGGTGGGCTCTGGCAACCCCGAAGAAGGCGAGCTCAGGCCCCAACTGCTCGATCGGTTCGGGATGCACGCCGAGATCCGCACCGTCAAAGAACCAGAACTGCGGGTCAAGATCGTAGAACAACGCACCGAGTTCGATCGGGAACCCCATGAGTTTATCGATCACTACCAAACCGAGCAGGTTGATTTACAAAAGAAGATCGTCACCGCCCAGGAAAACCTCAACGCCGTAGGCATTCCCCATGAGTTGCGCCTGCACATTTCCCAGGTTTGTGCCCAGCTAGACGTAGACGGGTTGCGCGGTGATATTGTTACCAATCGCGCTGCGAAGGCTCTGGCTGCGTTTGAGGGTAAGTCAGAGGTGGATGTGGATGAAATTAAACGGGTGATCACGCTCTGTTTGCGGCATCGCCTGCGGAAAGACCCGCTCGAATCGATCGATTCTGGCTATAAGGTGCAGAAGGTCTTCGCTGAGGTCTTTGGCTTAGCGGAAGCAGAATAA
- the fmt gene encoding methionyl-tRNA formyltransferase, translated as MRVVFFGTPDFAVPTLQHLLNAADFEVLGVVTQPDARRGRGKKMTPSPVKQVAIEHALKVWQPNRLKRDQATLAELEALQADVFVVVAYGQILSQQILDMPKYGCINVHGSLLPKYRGCAPVQWAIANGEQVTGITTMQMDKGIDTGDMLLIADLAIEAADNAETLSPKLAELGANLLIDTLQQIETIKPQPQDHSQNSYAPMIGKEDWQIDWQSAAIEIHNKVRGFYPNCFTDYQGQRLKILETQLLKPAELNEQAKVEIGAIAQLVKKSGFAIQTSTEPLLITKLQPAGKRPQSGWDFANGARLEVGQLLFPPA; from the coding sequence ATGCGGGTTGTCTTCTTTGGTACGCCTGACTTTGCCGTGCCCACGCTCCAACATTTGCTCAATGCCGCCGATTTTGAGGTATTGGGGGTGGTGACGCAACCCGATGCCAGACGGGGACGCGGTAAAAAAATGACCCCCTCGCCAGTGAAGCAGGTGGCGATCGAACATGCTCTAAAAGTTTGGCAGCCCAATCGCCTGAAACGAGATCAAGCAACTCTGGCGGAGCTGGAAGCCCTGCAAGCAGATGTGTTTGTGGTGGTGGCCTATGGGCAAATTTTGTCACAGCAAATTCTGGACATGCCGAAGTATGGCTGTATTAATGTGCATGGATCTTTGTTGCCCAAATATCGCGGTTGTGCCCCGGTGCAATGGGCGATCGCTAATGGTGAACAGGTCACGGGCATCACCACAATGCAAATGGACAAAGGGATCGACACGGGCGATATGTTGCTGATCGCAGATCTGGCGATCGAAGCGGCAGACAATGCCGAGACGCTCTCACCCAAATTGGCGGAATTGGGTGCAAACCTGCTGATCGATACGCTGCAACAGATCGAGACTATTAAACCTCAACCCCAGGATCATAGCCAGAATTCCTATGCACCGATGATTGGCAAGGAAGACTGGCAGATTGATTGGCAAAGTGCCGCGATCGAGATTCACAACAAAGTGCGCGGCTTCTATCCCAATTGTTTTACTGACTATCAAGGCCAACGGCTGAAAATTCTGGAAACGCAATTATTAAAGCCAGCAGAGCTTAATGAGCAGGCTAAGGTAGAAATCGGCGCGATCGCCCAACTGGTCAAAAAATCTGGCTTTGCGATTCAAACCAGCACTGAACCACTGTTGATTACCAAATTACAACCCGCTGGCAAGCGCCCCCAATCCGGCTGGGATTTTGCCAACGGCGCAAGGCTGGAGGTTGGGCAATTGCTATTTCCACCAGCCTGA
- a CDS encoding DUF937 domain-containing protein, whose amino-acid sequence MGLFDQVVGALNNPEQQASQSQLGSILNTVQSLTGGAAGNDANQSTQQLLMSVVGKHVRSSLKQKRSAQGQQQVEEIVNRFASTNANPEAVQSVMSEREQQQTAQEVAQKTGLSMEIVQSMLPTLVPVVLNFLQTGAKKPEAASGATASNSVLNSFLDSDGDGDVDLGDAMAMASRFMQSK is encoded by the coding sequence ATGGGACTTTTTGACCAGGTGGTAGGTGCGCTCAACAATCCAGAGCAACAGGCAAGCCAAAGCCAGCTCGGCAGTATTCTTAATACGGTGCAGAGTTTGACTGGTGGGGCTGCTGGTAATGATGCCAACCAATCGACCCAGCAATTATTGATGTCGGTGGTGGGTAAGCATGTGCGATCGTCATTAAAGCAAAAGCGATCGGCGCAAGGACAGCAACAGGTCGAAGAAATCGTGAATCGCTTTGCCAGCACCAATGCCAACCCCGAAGCGGTGCAATCGGTAATGTCGGAGCGAGAGCAACAACAAACTGCCCAGGAAGTCGCCCAAAAAACTGGATTGAGTATGGAAATAGTGCAATCGATGCTACCAACCCTGGTGCCAGTGGTGCTGAATTTCTTGCAAACGGGAGCCAAGAAGCCGGAAGCTGCTAGTGGTGCAACCGCCAGCAATTCGGTGCTCAATTCCTTCCTGGATTCCGATGGGGATGGCGATGTGGATCTTGGGGATGCAATGGCAATGGCCAGCAGATTCATGCAATCGAAATAA
- the mutS gene encoding DNA mismatch repair protein MutS, which produces MTNLALNSSQIDRNALTPMLQHYMGVKDRYSHAVLLYRMGDFFETFFEDAQLVSRELELVLTGRDGGKTLGRIPMAGIPHHALDRYARQLVAKGFSIAICDQVETAAQAQGLVKREVTRVLTPGTVIEAGMLAAKQNNFLAAIVAADPSHQKSNGNSKGNKKWGLAFADISTGEFMTTQLANTEQLVQELLRLQPAEVLFPTDAPNPNLFDSYSNYDDKKRSPQLDAIPPELPDFLCYTLRSQTSFLLVEAKQKIMTTYKVRSLEGFGCASLSLAIRAAGGLLEYLDSTQKDLKAPLHNLTTYTVTDYLILDHQTRRNLEITQTVRDGTLAGSLLWALDCTSTSMGSRALRRWLLQPLKDTQQISDRADTVAELFQHHNLRKNLRALLHEIYDIERLCSRIGAGTANARDLVALADSLSKLTDVADLLAKAESPYLKTLQSPPLELAELANFLSDTLIDSPPIYLTEGNIIRDGVSPQIDQIRQQSAADVEWLATLEKTERERTGINTLKVGYNKAFGYYLSISRGKSDQAPDDYIRKQTLTNEERFITPELKEREARILNAKAEINQLEYDLFVQLRSQAATHITAMRSVARDLAAADALASLAEVANKYDYCRPEITSDRTINIQNGRHPVVEQSLPSGFFVPNSARLGCTQAPDLIILTGPNMSGKSIYLRQVGLIQLMAQVGSFVPAQSATLGISDRIFTRVGAVDDLATGQSTFMVEMNETANILNHAQDHSLVLLDEIGRGTSTFDGMAIAWSVAEHIAKQIQARAIFATHYHELNELASLLTNVTNFQVTVKELEDEIIFLHQVQPGGADRSYGIEVGRLAGLPPAVIARAKQVLEQIARNSHIATGLRRGSSAKATKGKKNQAKSQLSIFETSMEGSASHNQANPDLDLDSATDPDN; this is translated from the coding sequence ATGACCAACCTCGCGCTCAACTCCAGCCAGATCGATCGCAATGCCCTCACCCCCATGCTGCAACATTATATGGGAGTAAAAGATCGCTATTCCCATGCGGTGTTGCTTTATCGAATGGGCGATTTTTTTGAGACCTTCTTTGAGGATGCCCAACTGGTCTCGCGGGAGTTGGAACTGGTGCTCACAGGCAGAGATGGTGGTAAAACCCTGGGGCGAATTCCGATGGCTGGGATTCCCCATCATGCCCTCGATCGCTACGCCAGACAATTAGTAGCCAAGGGTTTCTCGATCGCCATTTGTGACCAGGTAGAAACCGCCGCGCAAGCGCAAGGCTTGGTCAAACGCGAAGTTACCAGAGTGCTTACGCCGGGTACTGTAATCGAAGCAGGAATGCTGGCGGCGAAGCAGAATAACTTCCTGGCAGCGATCGTGGCGGCTGATCCCAGTCATCAAAAATCAAATGGGAATAGTAAAGGTAATAAAAAATGGGGACTGGCGTTTGCCGATATTTCCACCGGCGAATTCATGACCACCCAGCTTGCCAACACAGAACAGCTAGTCCAGGAATTACTCCGCCTCCAACCGGCCGAAGTTTTATTCCCCACCGATGCCCCCAATCCAAATTTATTCGACAGCTACAGTAACTACGACGATAAAAAACGATCGCCCCAACTGGATGCGATCCCCCCTGAACTACCCGATTTTCTTTGCTACACGCTGCGATCGCAAACATCTTTTTTACTCGTGGAAGCAAAGCAGAAAATTATGACCACCTATAAGGTGCGATCGCTAGAGGGGTTTGGTTGTGCCTCCTTGTCATTGGCGATTCGTGCCGCCGGGGGCCTGTTGGAATACCTCGATTCCACCCAGAAAGATTTAAAAGCACCACTTCATAATCTCACCACCTACACCGTCACTGACTATCTAATTCTCGATCATCAGACCAGGCGCAATCTGGAAATCACCCAAACGGTGCGAGATGGCACGCTGGCTGGTTCTTTACTCTGGGCGCTGGACTGCACCTCTACTTCAATGGGCTCCAGGGCGCTGCGGCGGTGGCTTTTGCAACCCCTCAAGGATACCCAGCAAATTAGCGATCGGGCTGATACGGTGGCAGAACTGTTCCAGCATCATAACCTGCGCAAGAACCTGCGGGCTTTGCTCCATGAAATCTACGACATTGAAAGATTATGCAGTCGGATTGGTGCTGGGACTGCAAATGCGCGGGATTTAGTTGCCCTGGCCGATTCACTCAGCAAGCTTACTGATGTGGCCGATCTGCTGGCTAAGGCGGAATCCCCCTATCTCAAAACATTACAATCGCCACCGTTGGAGTTAGCTGAACTAGCGAACTTCCTCAGTGATACCCTGATTGACTCGCCACCAATTTATCTCACCGAAGGGAATATCATTCGGGATGGGGTGAGCCCCCAGATCGATCAAATTCGGCAACAGTCCGCTGCGGATGTGGAATGGCTGGCTACCCTGGAAAAAACAGAACGGGAACGCACTGGCATTAATACACTCAAAGTCGGCTATAACAAAGCATTCGGCTATTACTTAAGTATTTCACGGGGCAAAAGTGATCAAGCACCAGATGATTATATTCGCAAGCAAACCCTCACCAATGAGGAACGGTTTATTACTCCAGAACTAAAGGAACGAGAAGCCCGCATTCTCAATGCCAAAGCGGAGATAAATCAACTGGAATATGACTTGTTTGTGCAGTTGCGATCCCAGGCGGCAACTCATATTACGGCAATGCGATCGGTGGCTAGAGATTTAGCTGCGGCTGATGCCCTGGCAAGTTTGGCGGAAGTTGCAAATAAATACGACTATTGCCGTCCAGAGATTACTAGCGATCGCACCATTAATATTCAGAACGGTCGTCATCCTGTGGTGGAGCAATCGCTGCCGTCTGGTTTTTTTGTGCCCAATTCTGCTCGGCTAGGTTGCACCCAAGCGCCCGATTTAATTATTCTCACTGGCCCGAATATGAGTGGCAAAAGTATCTATTTGCGCCAAGTGGGCTTAATTCAACTCATGGCTCAGGTGGGTAGCTTTGTACCAGCCCAATCGGCAACCCTGGGCATTAGCGATCGGATCTTCACCAGGGTAGGCGCGGTCGATGATCTGGCCACCGGACAATCTACCTTTATGGTGGAAATGAACGAAACTGCGAACATTCTCAACCATGCCCAGGATCATTCCCTGGTGTTGCTCGATGAGATTGGTCGTGGCACTTCCACCTTTGATGGCATGGCGATCGCCTGGTCGGTAGCGGAACATATTGCCAAGCAAATCCAGGCCAGGGCAATTTTTGCTACCCATTACCATGAATTAAATGAACTGGCGAGTTTGTTAACGAATGTGACTAATTTCCAGGTGACGGTCAAAGAGCTGGAAGACGAGATCATCTTTCTGCATCAGGTGCAACCCGGTGGAGCCGATCGCTCCTATGGGATCGAGGTGGGGCGATTGGCTGGTTTGCCCCCGGCGGTGATTGCTCGTGCTAAGCAAGTCTTGGAGCAGATCGCTCGCAATAGCCACATTGCCACTGGATTACGGCGGGGTAGTTCGGCTAAGGCAACTAAGGGAAAAAAGAATCAGGCTAAAAGCCAACTTTCTATTTTTGAGACTAGTATGGAAGGCTCTGCTTCCCACAATCAAGCAAATCCAGATTTAGATTTAGATTCAGCAACAGATCCAGATAACTAG
- a CDS encoding 2-oxoisovalerate dehydrogenase → MAIVFTITEKIRGGYTASAIGEAIATEGKDIDELYNNIRTSTIDYFGAELAPNTARLYFLREEVLYIFPDRFDASNN, encoded by the coding sequence ATGGCTATAGTTTTTACAATCACGGAAAAAATTCGCGGCGGCTATACGGCTAGCGCCATCGGCGAGGCGATCGCCACTGAAGGGAAAGATATCGACGAACTCTATAATAATATTCGCACCTCAACGATCGACTATTTTGGTGCCGAACTTGCTCCGAACACGGCTCGTCTTTATTTCCTGCGCGAAGAGGTACTATATATTTTTCCCGATCGTTTTGATGCCTCTAATAATTAA
- a CDS encoding helix-turn-helix transcriptional regulator, which produces MASQDQKHAYRDRTAFERLLLLIAVLLKHPGIGSNEPELSGGADLKSLKSLKSVSGQSSLPKQQQAKQFSKQSAKHHDALMPVANKMQELATQLHIDLPNCSIAALRKDLRTLRQYGILAADQKFRWGYYLGTGVLQQEELKIALQTFYSLAEYQKDPKISEIYQRLRRRLQAQKWEEGKELYHSRVLFNRVITHTKTEETIEQGVFSKNLNLYHQIDRVERAIRQGECLRLTRHSNPYQTDQVGDLEIYPLQFIYYNIAWYLLFEHSDSGLLAIERVDRFADQFQVIAAQSRSLTIQRQRLKSAHKLLDLGWDLHLGNSKKEQEDELSGKLKPIKVTVRFSAQVAPFISEGDLRHPSQQVKEVKENGILTYVEYTVYLPRRSYGEFRRWVHRFMADAIIVEPTELATQHFKDAQALYKKLAALKENT; this is translated from the coding sequence ATGGCAAGTCAAGATCAGAAACATGCCTACCGCGATCGCACTGCCTTTGAGCGATTGCTGTTGTTGATTGCTGTTTTACTAAAGCATCCTGGCATTGGTAGCAATGAGCCGGAGCTATCGGGTGGAGCGGATCTTAAGTCACTTAAGTCACTTAAGTCAGTCAGTGGGCAAAGCTCTCTGCCAAAGCAGCAGCAAGCTAAACAGTTTAGTAAGCAGTCGGCAAAGCATCACGATGCCCTGATGCCAGTGGCGAACAAGATGCAAGAACTAGCGACGCAGTTGCATATTGACCTGCCCAATTGTTCCATCGCTGCTCTGCGCAAGGACTTAAGAACGCTAAGACAATATGGCATCTTGGCTGCCGATCAAAAGTTCCGCTGGGGGTATTACCTGGGTACAGGGGTTCTACAGCAAGAAGAATTAAAGATTGCGCTCCAGACTTTCTATTCCCTGGCCGAATATCAAAAAGACCCCAAAATTAGCGAGATTTATCAACGCCTCCGCCGTCGCTTGCAGGCGCAGAAATGGGAGGAAGGGAAAGAGCTTTATCACTCTAGGGTGTTGTTTAATCGGGTGATTACCCACACCAAAACAGAAGAGACGATCGAGCAGGGGGTTTTTAGCAAGAACCTCAATCTCTACCACCAGATCGATCGAGTGGAGCGAGCAATCCGCCAGGGGGAATGCTTAAGACTAACGCGGCATAGCAATCCTTACCAGACAGATCAGGTGGGCGATCTGGAAATTTACCCACTCCAGTTCATTTACTACAACATTGCCTGGTATCTGCTATTTGAGCATTCGGATAGTGGCCTGTTGGCGATCGAACGGGTCGATCGTTTTGCTGATCAGTTCCAGGTGATCGCTGCCCAATCACGATCGCTTACTATTCAACGACAACGACTGAAATCAGCCCATAAGCTACTAGACCTGGGTTGGGACTTGCATCTAGGTAATTCAAAAAAAGAGCAAGAGGATGAGCTGAGTGGGAAACTAAAGCCAATCAAGGTAACTGTTCGTTTTTCTGCCCAGGTTGCCCCATTTATTTCCGAGGGGGATTTACGCCATCCCAGCCAGCAGGTTAAGGAAGTAAAGGAAAACGGCATTTTAACTTATGTGGAATATACAGTTTATCTGCCACGGCGATCCTACGGTGAATTTAGACGTTGGGTGCATCGCTTTATGGCGGATGCGATCATTGTTGAACCTACTGAATTAGCTACGCAACATTTCAAAGATGCTCAGGCTCTTTACAAAAAGCTGGCAGCGTTGAAAGAAAATACCTAA
- a CDS encoding glycoside hydrolase family 10 protein — protein sequence MFPFKLRKPKSKTVRFLWATCIAIGLFLLSAYAPFALQTTSAQSGLQPIAPPEQIRGVWLTNVASGIFFVPWGIKRSLQQLAQLNFNTIYPVVWNRGYTLYPSAIAAPLTGKKQMPWLGLMHLGQDVLAQTINQAHQYGLRVLPWFEYGFIVPTVSQIAQQHPEWLTHTLAESQQQQGNRHVQAALVAADFPEAVDQPLIPQSWLNPFHPQVQEFMLNLILEVVNNYDIDGIQFDDHFSLPVAYGYDSYTIELYQQEHQGQLPPEDASDEQWVSWRSQKISEFMQRIATAVREVKPELIISLSPNSYNFAYKYHLQDWLTWVESGWVDELILQVYRSDLASFSAELGQSALQTARQRIPVAIGILTGTLGKPIAIEQVQQQVQTVQDLQFNGISFFYWETMWGYFTPESPYQRREGFAQLF from the coding sequence ATGTTCCCCTTTAAGTTACGCAAACCAAAGTCAAAGACGGTTAGATTTTTGTGGGCAACATGCATAGCGATCGGCCTGTTTTTGCTGAGTGCCTATGCTCCCTTTGCTCTACAAACCACCTCCGCACAGTCAGGGCTACAACCGATCGCCCCACCAGAGCAAATCCGGGGCGTATGGTTAACCAATGTAGCCAGTGGCATCTTTTTTGTACCCTGGGGAATCAAGCGATCGCTGCAACAGCTTGCCCAGCTTAATTTTAATACGATCTATCCAGTGGTCTGGAATCGCGGCTACACCCTCTATCCCAGTGCGATCGCCGCCCCACTAACCGGCAAAAAGCAAATGCCCTGGCTAGGTCTAATGCATCTGGGTCAAGATGTTTTAGCCCAAACTATCAATCAAGCCCATCAATATGGCTTGCGCGTGCTGCCCTGGTTTGAATATGGCTTCATTGTGCCCACGGTTTCACAAATAGCCCAGCAACACCCGGAATGGCTCACCCATACTCTGGCGGAAAGTCAACAACAGCAAGGCAATCGCCATGTACAAGCAGCATTAGTTGCGGCAGATTTTCCTGAAGCGGTTGATCAACCCCTAATTCCGCAATCCTGGCTCAATCCATTTCATCCCCAGGTACAAGAATTTATGTTGAACTTAATTCTTGAGGTGGTGAATAACTACGATATTGATGGCATCCAGTTTGATGATCATTTCAGTTTGCCAGTGGCCTATGGCTATGATTCATACACGATTGAACTTTATCAACAGGAACATCAAGGCCAACTTCCGCCTGAAGATGCTAGCGACGAACAATGGGTAAGCTGGCGATCGCAAAAGATCTCTGAGTTTATGCAGCGGATCGCTACCGCCGTGCGTGAAGTCAAACCAGAGCTAATTATTTCCCTTTCGCCCAACTCCTACAACTTTGCCTATAAATACCATTTGCAAGATTGGCTTACCTGGGTAGAATCTGGCTGGGTGGATGAATTGATTTTGCAGGTCTATCGCAGTGATCTTGCTAGTTTTAGCGCTGAATTGGGGCAATCTGCCTTGCAAACCGCACGCCAGCGTATTCCTGTAGCGATCGGCATCCTCACTGGTACATTGGGTAAGCCGATTGCGATCGAGCAGGTGCAGCAACAGGTGCAGACAGTGCAAGATCTGCAATTTAATGGCATCTCTTTCTTCTATTGGGAAAC